GATACTTCATGTCTCGGTCGACGTAAGTCAGAATCAGTGACCTGACCGCATTCCGCTCGATTTGCAGATTGAACTCATTGATTACCCGTAGAACTTCGTGAAGATAATTTTTGTCGGTATCGAGAATTTCCTCCGCTAGCCGGTACTCATACTCCTACTCGAAATGGGGCACCATTGACCGAGCCAAGGTTCGACCACGATTGGCTCGACGTTTAACGTCTGTCGATTGACTATGTCGCGTCGTCGTTCTCGACCGCCGCCAAACTCAACCGTTGCCAGGGCGACGCCACACGCGTGAGGTGCGAGACGCGCCATCCTATTGTCAAGATCATCGGCAAATCCAGGCATGGAAAGAACTATCGCAATCCATAACCACAGAGCTTGAGTCCAGCGTTCGTTCATTATTGGCTTTTATCTAGCTGTGCAGGAAGTCGATGGAGACACGACCGCGGTCGCAAACTGAGTGGCATACGTCTGGTGAATCGCATGAGACGATCGAGTTTTTCAGCTGCAGAGACTAATGTGGAAGTTGCCTCAAAGTCCCACGGTCCAGCCCTATGCAGTATAGCGTCATGGATGCCTCCCAACGAAACGCACCAATTTAAACGGAATTCATACCCGCTCGTCAATCAGTCCTTGCCAGTCCGCATGTGTACGGGGTAGTTACCCCTGCGGTTTGGTCGCCGCAACCATGTAGCGCTGCGTTCGTGTGGAAGGCAACGCATTCGTGTGGTCCATCAGCCCAACAAAGTCTATCCGGAAACCAGTGTTCTCGAGCAAGTAAGGGACAGTCGCTGTCGTTCGGCAGGCAGAGAGCGGTAGCGTATCAACAACACCGTCCCATGTCCCGGACCAGTCGTGACGATCAAATAGACCGTCCATCACGACGACGGCACCGCCAGGGCGAAGCCAAGAGTACCAATTTCGAAAAGCGGCAAGTGGATCAAATAGGCAGTTTGCGAGCTGCCGTGAAGCAATAAGGTCGAAAGATTCCGCGTCGAAGTGCTGGCGGTCATCTGCGTGGTCACAGAAGCCTTGAACAGTCGTTACGCATCTGAGTTCGGGTCTCAATTCGAGCAAGGCATTCATTGCCGAGCAGGGCTCAAGTGCAGTGATACGAAGCCCAGCAATACGCACCAATGCAAGACACAGCGCGCCGGTGCCGCTGCCAGCATCGAGAACCGCCATATTGTCAGACAACGCAATGCAGCGTTTCAGGTCAGCAACGCATGCGTCGTGATCCGCAGAGGTCATCCCGGCGCCCCATGCGTCATATCTCGACGCCTCCTCGGCGTCGTAGGTCGCAAGATAGCGTTCTCGCGATTCCTGTTGAGTTCCACGATAAGTCAAGTGATTTCAGTTGAGTTATGGTTTGCGATCTGCCGGCGGCGGCGACTTTGCTGTTTCGAAAACGGCAACCACCGCTGCTTCGTCATCATCGCGAGATTCGCGAGTTCCAACGCCGAGAAATCCAGTTTTCAAAGGCGTCTCCATCACCGTCTCACCACGCAACGCTACCTTGTAGGCCGACGCTGATGGTCGCGATGAGACGACGTGCTGAAGGATTCCATTGATGAAGTGGAGACCGACGCCGTGATCGGCTGCGTAACCGTCCAGCATTCCATTCGAGAATAATTGGTGATATGTAGGGCGCCGTGCAACCTCGCCATCATAGTGCGGACAGTTGCTGCAAAGCAAGAAGCCGAGGCAATTCATCGGCTGCAATTCGGCGCCGAAGAAATCAGTAACACCCTGCTGAAACCAACATATCGATCCGGCTGAGAGGCCAGTCAGGATCGTGCCAGCAGAGAGAGCTGCGTTGAGAGCTTTGTCAAACCCATGGGCTCGACAAATTGCCAACATATTGGCCGCATTTCCACCACCCACGTAAATGACGTCCTGTGAACAAGCGAAGTCCTCAAGATCATTCACTTTTCGTCGCACAAGTTCTAGGTCGGATGCACGGCAGTTGGTCGACGCAAAGTGGCGATAGAATTGTAACGTATAGCTGTCGGCATCTCCGGAAGCCGCTGGAATAAAGCAAATTCTTGGTTTGTCTATTTTTTCATGCATGCAAGATATAGTCATCCAAGAGCGGCGATTCATCCATTGAGCCCCCGCCCCCACCAAGTGCAACGATTTGCTTGGCTGCATCTGCCATCATGTTCCATTGGCCGGCGAACGGTTACCGCAACCGGGCGGCGGCGAATGACATACGACCAGACGAAAAAGCGTTTCACCGCCCCTCCGCCATCACCACGCAGTTATCCGTTGCATTCGATACGATTTTTATGAAGAACACTTTGCAGTGACGTCTTCCACCATGGAAAGTATCGCCGAATCCGATTCGGAAAGGCGTGGTTGGCAACCAATCCGAATAGCAGCACCGACGCCGGAAGTGCGATGGCGACACAAGCAAGGAGTCGATGGTCGTACATATCGACCCACCGGAGGTATGCGGGAAGCGGGACAAGATGCGGTCGCATGGTTTCGTGGGCATAGATGAACGGAATGACGATACCAAGTACGAAGGCCACCGATCCGAGCAGGATTGCGGTTTCAAACACGGGAAGTACAAGCAACAATTTCGCATCAGATCCGCGATCTGATGAGAGCGGGTCGCTAACGTGTTGTGATTTTTCGTGCGTCATGGGTTTTCGTTTACAAGGTTCGCCACTTCAGTCGCAGAACATCGCCAATCACCCAGTCGCGGCAAAAGACGCACCGCTTCTCGGCCGCCGACTCCGCGGCGTGCATGCATTGATTTGTTCGCCGACAACGCAAGGATTCTTCTGTGATACTAATGAGGCGGAAGCCCTGCTCCTGCCTCGGTGAAATTGAAACCAGATTTCGCCCAGCCTTCAATCACCTTTGACTCGATAATCTCGATGTGCCCGTCCAAAAAAAGATAGTTTGCGGTGTCGCCTACATGCCGACTGCGAGCAATATACTTGTCCACGATTGGAAGTACCAATCCGGCGTTTATATTCGCGGTTGTAAACCACGTCTCTGGATTCATGTCCGGAGGTGATGCCGGATCAACGAAAATGGGTCCGCCGTTGTGCTCCAGCCAGTGTATCGTCGAATGCGTCGCGTTGACGACCATCGGATCATCT
This genomic stretch from Novipirellula caenicola harbors:
- a CDS encoding class I SAM-dependent methyltransferase, coding for MTYRGTQQESRERYLATYDAEEASRYDAWGAGMTSADHDACVADLKRCIALSDNMAVLDAGSGTGALCLALVRIAGLRITALEPCSAMNALLELRPELRCVTTVQGFCDHADDRQHFDAESFDLIASRQLANCLFDPLAAFRNWYSWLRPGGAVVVMDGLFDRHDWSGTWDGVVDTLPLSACRTTATVPYLLENTGFRIDFVGLMDHTNALPSTRTQRYMVAATKPQG
- a CDS encoding peptidase E encodes the protein MHEKIDKPRICFIPAASGDADSYTLQFYRHFASTNCRASDLELVRRKVNDLEDFACSQDVIYVGGGNAANMLAICRAHGFDKALNAALSAGTILTGLSAGSICWFQQGVTDFFGAELQPMNCLGFLLCSNCPHYDGEVARRPTYHQLFSNGMLDGYAADHGVGLHFINGILQHVVSSRPSASAYKVALRGETVMETPLKTGFLGVGTRESRDDDEAAVVAVFETAKSPPPADRKP
- a CDS encoding type II secretion system protein, producing the protein MGAPTPKEYRRNGVTLIELCVVFLVIATCIALLLPAVQSARASARRTECASNMRWLHTSPGLSSDRLPCPDSPDGFGYFRNLEMEDDPMVVNATHSTIHWLEHNGGPIFVDPASPPDMNPETWFTTANINAGLVLPIVDKYIARSRHVGDTANYLFLDGHIEIIESKVIEGWAKSGFNFTEAGAGLPPH